The region ccggtagctTTTAAGGTGAGCAACTCGAAATACATGAACGCATGGGAAAATGTCACATTTAACACACATGGTATTGATAGTGGAGCCACTTTGTATAATTATTCAACAACATTTGTGATGAAAAGTGTGGCAACAAGCTATGGGAAAATCCCAGCAAATCTAGCAGTCATTGACCTATCGAGCAACAATTTCAGTGGTCAGATTCCTGAGTCCATTGGAAGCCTTAAGGCTCTCTACTCACTCAACCTTTCAAACAATGCGCTCACAGGTCACATTCCACCATCGTTGGGGACATTAACAGAACTGGAATCATTAGACCTTTCTCAAAACCAATTGTCGGGAAAGATTCCTCAGCAACTAGCAGAGCTAAAATTCCTCCAAAAGTTTGATGTCTCTTATAACAATCTCACAGGTCCTATACCACATGAGAACCAGTTCCACACATTCGAGAATACCTCATTTGAGGGTAATCAAGGACTGTGTGGAGATCCATTGTGGAAGAAATGTGAAAACTTGCTGCTCCCACCATCATCTGCTTTAAATAAAGATGTTGATTCTAATTTTGGCATTGAACTAGACTGGAAATTCGCTTTGGCTGGAGTTGTTAGCGGGCTTGTTATTGGACTCTCTCTTGGGGAGATGGTGATCCCAAGGACGCGGTTGGCGTGGTTGATTTACTTCTCTAGAACAAGATTGGTGGAACTGATGATCAGAAACTAATTAAGTGTGTATGTATCCACAATAACTATTGTTCCTATATTATTTTTCTGCTATATAAGTACTACTGTACAACTAATAAACATATTGGTGTGATTTTCTTTTGTATAAATTAAATTATGTCCTTCTTTCTATACCCAACTTTTTGAATGTAACATATATCATTGTTCAAGAACTACATTTTCTTTTTCCAAAGTTTTTATGTCCCTTCTAATAAGTCATTAATTAATTATGTCATCtgcttttctttctttaattataCATCTCTACCAAAAAAATATCATCATTGGTGGGGACCAAAGAGATATGGCTCTCCTCTGTCGTCATATAATGATTCATCTCTCATTCTCTTGTAGCTTTTATGAGAAGAAAAAGATGGCTttcaaactgtaacgccctgctaattagggtccattaccaggcTTGTTTTGAAACTAGTGCaggacttactaacaagtcatttggactaaacatgtgattaagccactaaggtttggatattaaaaacttttgatcatttcataaacatttccattaagttaacaactagttctttacatgggatcccaaaaacattggtTTAAAAGCTtgttacaaaac is a window of Humulus lupulus chromosome 4, drHumLupu1.1, whole genome shotgun sequence DNA encoding:
- the LOC133828805 gene encoding putative receptor like protein 25 is translated as MKSVATSYGKIPANLAVIDLSSNNFSGQIPESIGSLKALYSLNLSNNALTGHIPPSLGTLTELESLDLSQNQLSGKIPQQLAELKFLQKFDVSYNNLTGPIPHENQFHTFENTSFEGNQGLCGDPLWKKCENLLLPPSSALNKDVDSNFGIELDWKFALAGVVSGLVIGLSLGEMVIPRTRLAWLIYFSRTRLVELMIRN